The Pseudomonas fluorescens genome segment ACTCGCCCCAATTTGTTACGGAGGGCTCATGAGCCTGCAAGAACTGAACACCTTCCCTGGCGTGACCGCCACCCCGGACAGCGCAACCCGCAACTTTGTGTTCAACCACACCATGCTGCGCGTCAAGGACATCACCAAGTCGCTGGACTTCTACACCCGTGTACTGGGCTTCTCGCTGGTAGAGAAGCGTGATTTCCCGGAAGCGGAATTCAGCCTGTACTTCCTCGCATTGGTCGACAAGTCGCAGATCCCGGCCGATGCCGCTGCGCGTACCGAGTGGATGAAGTCGATCCCCGGCATCCTGGAACTGACCCACAACCACGGCACCGAAAGCGATGCCGATTTCGCCTACCACAATGGCAACACTGACCCGCGCGGTTTCGGCCACATCTGCATTTCGGTCCCGGACATCGTCGCGGCTTGTGCACGCTTTGAAGAACTGGGCTGCGACTTCCAGAAGCGCCTGACCGATGGCCGCATGAAAAGCCTGGCGTTCATCAAGGATCCGGATGGTTACTGGGTCGAGATCATCCAGCCAGCGCCGCTGTAAAGCTGAACCTGGGTAGAAAGCACCGCGCAACGAAAAAACCCCATCATCGCTGATGGGGTTTTTCTTTTTTTAGGCCCGGGATTTATGCCGGGGCCGAAGTCCGGATCAAGTGATCGAAAGCGCTGAGGGAAGCCTTGGCGCCCTCGCCCACCGCAATCACGATCTGCTTGTACGGCACGGTGGTCACGTCACCGGCGGCAAAGATGCCGGGGATCGAGGTTTCACCGCGGTTGTCGACGATGATCTCGCCGCGCGGCGACAGCTCGATGGTGCCTTTGAGCCAGTCGGTATTGGGCAGCAAACCGATCTGCACGAAGATCCCTTCCAGCTCGACCGAGCGCAGTTCGTCAGTATTGCGATCCTTGTAGCGCAGACCGTTGACCTTCTGGCCATCGCCAGTGACTTCAGTGGTCAACGCACTGGTGATCACGGTGACGTTCGGCAGGCTGTGAAGCTTGCGTTGCAACACAGCGTCGGCACGCAGTTGTACATCGAACTCGAGCAAGGTGACGTGGGACACGATGCCAGCCAGATCGATGGCCGCTTCGACGCCGGAGTTACCGCCGCCAATCACCGCCACACGCTTGCCTTTGAACAGCGGACCGTCGCAGTGCGGGCAGTACGCCACGCCTTTGTTGCGGTATTCCTGCTCGCCCGGCACGTTCATTTCACGCCACCGCGCACCCGTCGCCAGAATCACGCTCTTGGCCTTGAGGGTCGCACCGCTGGCGAAGTGGACTTCATGCAGCTCGCCATGCTTGCCCGGGATCAGCTTGTCGGCGCGCTGCAGATTCATGATGTCGACGTCGTACTGCTTGACGTGCTCTTCAAGCGCGGTCGCCAGTTTCGGGCCTTCGGTTTCCTGCACGGAAATGAAGTTCTCGATGGCCATGGTGTCCAGCACCTGACCGCCAAAGCGCTCGGCTGCAACACCGGTGCGAATGCCTTTACGTGCGGCATAGATCGCTGCCGACGCACCGGCCGGGCCACCCCCGACCACCAGCACATCAAAAGCTTGCTTGGCGCTGATTTTCTCGGCCTGACGCTCGATGGCGCCGGTATCGAGTTTGGCGAGGATTTCTTCCAGACCCATGCGGCCCTGGCCGAAGTTTTCGCCATTCAGGTAAATGCTTGGCACGGCCATG includes the following:
- the gloA gene encoding lactoylglutathione lyase, whose protein sequence is MSLQELNTFPGVTATPDSATRNFVFNHTMLRVKDITKSLDFYTRVLGFSLVEKRDFPEAEFSLYFLALVDKSQIPADAAARTEWMKSIPGILELTHNHGTESDADFAYHNGNTDPRGFGHICISVPDIVAACARFEELGCDFQKRLTDGRMKSLAFIKDPDGYWVEIIQPAPL
- the ahpF gene encoding alkyl hydroperoxide reductase subunit F; amino-acid sequence: MLDANLKAQLKSYLERVTQPIEIVASLDDGAKSREMLDLLKDVASLSHQITLIDSGDDARKPSFSINRPGADISLRFAGIPMGHEFTSLVLALLQVGGHPSKASVEVIEQIRSLKGEFNFETYFSLSCQNCPDVVQALNLMAVLNPNIRHVAIDGALFQDEVNDRKIMAVPSIYLNGENFGQGRMGLEEILAKLDTGAIERQAEKISAKQAFDVLVVGGGPAGASAAIYAARKGIRTGVAAERFGGQVLDTMAIENFISVQETEGPKLATALEEHVKQYDVDIMNLQRADKLIPGKHGELHEVHFASGATLKAKSVILATGARWREMNVPGEQEYRNKGVAYCPHCDGPLFKGKRVAVIGGGNSGVEAAIDLAGIVSHVTLLEFDVQLRADAVLQRKLHSLPNVTVITSALTTEVTGDGQKVNGLRYKDRNTDELRSVELEGIFVQIGLLPNTDWLKGTIELSPRGEIIVDNRGETSIPGIFAAGDVTTVPYKQIVIAVGEGAKASLSAFDHLIRTSAPA